The DNA window AAGGGGATCACGCTGGCCTCGCTCGATCTGACCGTTCCTGCGTCGATCGATGCCTTCGCAGACAGCCATCTCGCCACCGGGCGACCGCTGCACATCCTCATCAACAATGCCGGGGTGATGGCCTCCCCTCTCCTGCGGGATGGGCGCGGTCATGAGGGGCAGTTCTCCACCAACCACCTCGGTCACTTTCAGCTGACGGCGCGTCTCTGGCCTGCGCTGCGCCGGGCAGGTAGCGCCCGCGTCGTCAACGTCTCGTCCCGCGGCCACCGGCTCGCACCGGTCGACTTCGAGGACCCGGATTTCTTGCGGCGCCCTTACGACAAGTGGGTGGCCTACGGGCAGTCGAAGACGGCCAACATCCTGTTCGCGCTCGGCCTCGATCGGCGCGCGGAGGCGCTTGGGATCCGGGCGTTCTCGCTGCATCCCGGTGGCATCCTGACCGATCTCGCGCGTCATCTCGATGCGGCGGATCTGCGACGGGTCGGTGCGACGGACGAGGCTGGCAACTTTCTCCCTCCGGAGAAAAACGGCTTCAAGACGGTGGAGCAAGGCGCCGCGACGCAGGTCTGGTGTGCGACCAGCCCGCAGCTCGACGGCATGGGTGGCGTTTACTGCGAAGATTGCGAGGTCGCAGAGGTCGGTAGCGACGGCGACGACAGGCACGGGGTGCGACCGTGGGCCGTCGATCCCGAGGCGGCCGACCGCCTCTGGCGGCTCAGCGAGCAGATGGTGGGGCGAGAGTTCCAGGTGACGTAGCGGCGACGTCCCCGGCCGTGGGTCTCAGGCTTCGGCAGCAGCGAGCGTGGAGGGGGCGGCGGGCGGCGGGGGAGCGGCCGCCTTGCTCGCGGCGGGTGCCGAAGCCGACCCGTTCTTGCGCACGGCGGGCGCGTCTTCACGGCGCACGTTACGACGCATGACGGTGTTCCCCACGGCGATGTCGAGCATCTTCTTCGCCCGCTTGAAGACGCTCTCCTGCACGTAGGGGATGCCGTACTTCTCGCAGAGGGCGCGCACCTTCGGCTGGATGATCTGGTACTGACGCATGGGGATGTCGGGCCAGATGTGGTGCTCGATCTGGTAGTTGAGCCACATCTGCGTGAAGTCGACCAGGTCGCTGCCGGTCGCGTAGTTCGTCGAGCCGATGATCTGTCGCAGGGCGTGCTCCGCACGCGACGCCGGCCGATCGTCGAACCGGTACAGGTCGTCGCCCGTGTGGTTCGGACCCACCACGCAGAAGGTGTGCAGGTTGGTCATGAACTCGGCCATGAGGGAGTTGCAGAAGGCGCTCATCACGCCCCAGGGGCCGAGGGGCAGGTAGCAGAGCGGCATCAGCCCGAAGTGGAGGCCGACATAGGGCAGGTAGCAGCGCAGCCACAGCTCGCGGTCGCGGCCTCCACGGCTCTCGGCTTCACCGTCTTCCTTGCTGGTGGGGACTGGCCGCTCTCGCCACGTATCGAGCGTGTTGGGCGCGTAGTACGACGCTTTCCAGGTCAGCGAGAGGATCCCCATCAAGGCGTACCGCACGGGCTTCGGGAACTTGCGCAGATCCTCGGTGTTGCGCTCGATCAGGTCGGGATCGCGCTCCTCGCCGGTGTGGGAGTGGTGAAGCACGTTGTGCTCGTAGATCCAGGCCTCGGGGATCATCCAGTCGGGCCAGTCGAAGAAGCGGCGCTTGCCGCGGGCGAAGACCTTGCTCGTGTAGCGGGGAGGTACGCCGGGCACCTTGTCGTAGCCGCGATGGCCGATGTGGTGCATCAGCATCCAGCGCGTCGAGCGGCCAACGCCGAGCAGGGCCGCGCTGATGGGGTTCGGCGCCAGACCGGCCGTGAGCAGGCCGAGGGCGGTGCAGGCGTGGCCCCAGCGCTCCATCTTCTCGAGGTGATCGAGGTCCTCTTGTCCCAGCGAGGCATCGATCTCGCGGCGAAGGGCCTTGATGTCAGCGAAGAAGGCGTCGAGATCGATGGATGCGAGGTCGAACGGAGGCGTACTGGTCATGAGGTTCCGCGCAGCGTGTGAAGGACGCGGCACCGTACACCACGATGAAGCTCAAATGGACGCTGGTCATCGCCCCACGGCGAACACGCGACCCGCCTCTCGGGCCGTCGATCGCTGGAAAGATGCATACGCATCGACCACACGGGAGCGCACGGCCGCACGCGGCAGATTGTCGCCGAGCGCACGGACCAGGGCCTCGACGACGTAGCCCTCGGGCGCCATGAGGGTGCGTGTCAGCAAGAGGGCCGCGGAGCCAGCATCCCGGAGCGGGTCGCTGAAGTAGGCTTCGGACGAGCAGGCCATCACGAACGAGGGGATGGGCGCGTCCCCCGCGGGGAGCAGCGGCGTCGCGCTGCGATCCATCAAGCGGTTGTGCCCCGCATAGCCGGCCACGTGGATCCGCTCGACCCGCTCGCGTCCCTCGTCCACGAAGCGGACCTCGCCCCCCCGTGTCGCCGTCGACCAGAACATGGCCACGGCCTGATCGATGGACTTGCCGTGCACCGCCTGGATGACGAGGAGCTGCTCGAGCGGTGCCTCCGCCGCGCCTCCCCAGGCGGCCTGGGTGGTCTTGCGGCGGTAGATGATCCGCTCCAGGAGTGGGCCTTCTCCGGTGGTGGCTTCCACGCGCTCCCACCCGCTGCGGGGGCGATCGAGGAAGCGGCGCTGGCCGAAGATCGCTCCCCAGTACAGGTTCTGGGTGAGGTCGCCAGGGCGCCCCGCCGGGCCGCTGCCGCAGTCGAGCATCCCGCCGTCACAGAGGGGGACGACGACCGAGATGACCAGCGGTTTGCCCGCCTTCACGTCGGCTGCGATCCGGGGATCGGCGTCGCTCCAGGGCGCAGGGAGGGCCCGTGGCGGTGTGCTGACGCTCGCGCGCGGAGAGGCGGGCGATGGCGCCGTCGAGGGCTCGCTCGACAGAGCCGACGCTGGCTGGACCGCTGGCTTCTTGGCGGGAGGGGAGGACGAGGTGGACACGCCCGCAGCGAAGGCGGCCGGCGGTCCCACGAGGAAGCATGCGCTCAGAAGGGCGACGCGGAGAGAGGTCGCGGGGTGTCGAGGCGAGGTGGGACGAGCCGGCATCGGGATCCTGAGCGAGGGCCTGGCTGGGAAGGGGGCCCTGCACGGGTTCATCGTGGAAGCCGCCCGGATCGTGACACGCCAGGCTTCATCGTCCAAGCGGACGGCCGCACGCCCGGGCCGATGGCGGTCATGAGGGGACCGGGTTGTCGCGGATCACGCGCAAGGCGTTGTCACGGAGGAGCTTCCGGATGACGTTCTCGCTGAATCCCGCGGCGAGCAGCGCATCGGTGAGAAGGGGGAGCCGCGCGGCGTCGCACAGGTCCCGGGTGGGGATGATGAAGCCATCCCAGTCGGAGCCGAGCGCTGGCGTATCCTCGCCGACCACGTCGATGATGTGCCGCAGGTGCCGCACCACGGGCTCCAGGCCTTCTCCCCCGAGGAACTGGGGGCAGAAGATCACCCCCACGCAGCCCCCTCGATCCGCCACCGCGCGGAGCTGATCGTCATCGATGTTGCGCCAGTGAGCGAACGCGCCGAGCACCCCGGTGTGGCTCACCATGGGGGGCTTCGTGGCCATCTCGCACGCTTCGAGGAAGCCGCTGCGGTTGATGTGGGCCAGGTCGACGATGACGCCCAGCTCTTCGCAGCGCCGCACCACCTCACGCCCGAACGGTGTCAGCCCCTGGCCATCGCGGCGGCCCTGTCCGTAGGCGGGGAAGCACGCTTCGTTGGCGCTGAAATGGCAGAGGCCCAGGTAGCGCACGCCGCGCCGGGCGAAGCGTTCGAGCTGCTCGATCTCTCCTTCCAGGGCGTGCGCGCCTTCGATGCCGAGCAACGCGGCCACCGCTCCCCGCTTCGTGGCGGTTTCGATGTCGGCCGCCGTCCGCGCCTTGATGAGGCGATCCGGTCGCGCCCGGGCGGCTTTTTCGAGTTCGTCGATCTGCTCGTAGATGACCGCCGCGAGGCCGCGCCGCTGACCGACGGGGAGCGAGACGAGGCCGAAGAACTGGGCGCCGATGCCGCCTTCGATCAGGCGCGGCACGTCGACGTGGCCGCCGATGGCGGCCCAGGGGAGAGGCGGGTCGTGCCGCACGTGCAGGTCGTAGCCGACCCAGCGCGACCACATCAGGCTGTCCGCGTGAAGGTCGATGGCGGGCGAGAGTGCGTGGAGGGCACGGGCGTCCGGGGAACCGTACATGGCCTGGAGAGCGTATCCAGACGGGCGCACCGAGACCATGCCCAGAAGCTGGTGCGGGTCAGCCTCGGGATGCCCTGTCAGTCTCGCGGGATTTCGAGCACGAAGGTCGCCCCTTTCACGTCGGTGTCGCGCGCGAGGTACGCATGGCCGCCGTGCTTGCGGGCGATCTCCCGGACGATGGCCAGGCCCAGGCCCGCGCCGCCATGGGTCCCAGCCTGCGCGCTCGCCCCCCGCTGGAACGGCTCGAAGATCTTCTCTTCTTCGCCGCGCGGGACGCCGGGTCCTTCGTCACGCACCGAGATCCGGTGTCGCGTTTCCATCACGTCGAGGGCCAGCGTCACCGAGGAGCCTGCGGGGGCGAAGCGCAGCGCGTTGGCGAGCATGTTGTCGACGGCTTGCCGGAGCGTGAGGGCCTCCATCACGGCAGGGACCTCGGCGGGGGCCACCACGAGCAGCCGCACCCCTCGGCGCGCCGCCTCGGCCTCCGCAGTTTCCGCAGCCTCCCGGACGAGCAACGCCAGATCCCCTCGCGACGGCACCCACGCCACGCCGCCGAGGGCGGCGAGATCCAGCAGCCGTGAGGCCAGCGCCGCGAGCCGGTCGACCTCGCGCCGAGCCTCGAACAAGGCCTCCCGGAGCTCGGGCGCGGGCCGCTCCTTGCGCAGTGCGAGGTCCATCTCCGTCCGCATCAAGCCGAGCGGTGTCTTCAGCTCGTGCGCGGCGTTGGCGATCAGCCGTTCTTGCGCTGCACGCGCGGTATGAAGTCGCCGCATCGCCTCTTCCAGCGCGCCGCGCAGGGCGGCGATCTCGTCCCCCGTCGTGTCCGGGGGGAGTCTCCAGACCAGATCGCCTCCCTTCAGCTCGGGCAGGTACGCGGCCATCTCGCCCAGCCGTCGGCTCATCCGTGAGGCTTGCCACGCCTGGATGCCGAGCAGCGCCAGCGCGACCGCGGCGCACGCGGCAAGCGTGGTCTGGTGGTAGGTCCGCAGGGTGGCATCGATCTCGGCGAGCGGGCTCGCGAGCTTCAGCGTGTACTCCTTGCCCTGGGGGGAGCGCACCCGGACCGCGAGCTCGCGGAGCAGCTTGCCGTCAGGGCCGGGCCGCGTCTGGAGCTTCGGCAGCTCCCCCATCGCCCCCGCCTCGCCTTCGGCAGGTCGCGCGGGAGCCGGGCCTTTGCCGTAGGTCACCAGCAGGTCGCCACCCGGCCCGAACAGGCCCACCGTCGGAGCGAACGCGCGCACCTCGACGGCCAGCGGGGAGGCCGTGAGGTGGAGGTGGGGCTCGCCGGCGGGGCCGTCGAACAAGCTCACGCTCTCCACGGCAGCCTGGGAGATCAGTGCGCGGTCGAGCGCGTGGAGCAGGCTGAGACGAAAGGCTTGTCCCGCCAGGAGCACCGTCACCAGGAGCGCCACGGTCGGGAGGGCGGCGCCGAACAGGAGCAGGCGCGTGCGGACCTTCAACGTCGCCCCTCGCGCTTCGGCTCGGTGATCACCAGCCGGAACCCGACGCCACGCACCGCCTGGATGAGCACGGCTTCACCCGCGAGCTCCCGCAGCTTCGTCCGGAGATAGCCGACGTAAACGTCGACCACGTTGGGCGCTCCGTCGAACCCCGTACCCCAGACCGTGCTCAGCAGCTCGCTGCGGGTGAGCACATCCCCCGCGTGACCCCACAGCTCCGAGAGCAGGGCGAACTCCCGCCCGGTGAGGGTGCGCTCTTCCTGTCCGCAGGACAGCGTCCGCCGGCGCGCGTCGAGCAAGAGGGGCCCCAGACGCCGCTCCACGTCGTGCCCGCCCGCGCGACGGTGCAGCGCCTCCAGGCGGGCCACCAGCTCCTCGAAGTCGAACGGTTTGACCAGGTAGTCGTCTGCGCCCGCGCGCAGGCCGGTCACCCGTTCCCCGACCGTCCCGCGCGCCGTCAGCAGGAGCACGGGCGTGCGCAGGTCACGCTCCCGCCAGCGCCGCAGGACGGCCAGTCCGTCCATCTCCGGCAGCGACCAGTCGAGCAAGATGACGTCGTACGCCACCGCCTCGGCCTGCTCCACCGCCACCACGCCGCTCGTGCAGACGTCGACCTGGTGCCCCTCCTCGCGCAAGCCGCGCTCCAGCAGGCGCACCATCTTCGGCTCATCCTCCACCACGAGCAGCTTCACGGCGCCCATCCTAGCGCGCTCTCCTGGGCCGGGCCTCGACCAGCCAGGATCATGCCGGGGTGCGCCTCCCGGCGCGGCGGAGCGAGAGCCAGGGGTAGAGGGTGGGCACGATGATCAGGGTCAGCAGGGTGGACGTCACCAGCCCGCCCACGACCACCGTCGCGAGCGGCCGTTGCACCTCGGCGCCGACCCCGGTGTTCAGCATCATCGGGATGAAGCCGAGCGCTGCGACGAGCGCCGTCATCAGCACGGGCCTCGCCCGCGACCGCGCCGCCAGCAGCGCGGCTTCGGCGGGTGGGTGGCCCTCTTGCTCGTTGGCGATCACCCGCGACAGGAGCACCACGCCGTTCAGCACGGCTACCCCGCTCAGGGCGATGAACCCCACGGCCGCGGACATGGAGACCGGCATGCCTCGGGCCGAGAGCGCGATCATGCCGCCCACGCAGGCGAACGGTACGTTGGTGAAGATGATCAGCGTGGGCCGCACCTTCCTGAATGCCGCATAGAGAGCGCCGAGGATCAGGGCGACCACGGCGGGCAGCACCACCGTGAGCCGGTCCGTCGCTTCACGCAGCGTCTCGTACTGGCCTCCCCATACCAGCCGGTAGCCCCTGG is part of the Chondromyces crocatus genome and encodes:
- a CDS encoding sensor histidine kinase produces the protein MKVRTRLLLFGAALPTVALLVTVLLAGQAFRLSLLHALDRALISQAAVESVSLFDGPAGEPHLHLTASPLAVEVRAFAPTVGLFGPGGDLLVTYGKGPAPARPAEGEAGAMGELPKLQTRPGPDGKLLRELAVRVRSPQGKEYTLKLASPLAEIDATLRTYHQTTLAACAAVALALLGIQAWQASRMSRRLGEMAAYLPELKGGDLVWRLPPDTTGDEIAALRGALEEAMRRLHTARAAQERLIANAAHELKTPLGLMRTEMDLALRKERPAPELREALFEARREVDRLAALASRLLDLAALGGVAWVPSRGDLALLVREAAETAEAEAARRGVRLLVVAPAEVPAVMEALTLRQAVDNMLANALRFAPAGSSVTLALDVMETRHRISVRDEGPGVPRGEEEKIFEPFQRGASAQAGTHGGAGLGLAIVREIARKHGGHAYLARDTDVKGATFVLEIPRD
- a CDS encoding oxidoreductase, encoding MSSRQAPIGSGLGPKSTAEEALGGRDLSGVEIIVTGGYAGLGLETARVLGNAGANVVVPARDEVKARKAVEGLKGITLASLDLTVPASIDAFADSHLATGRPLHILINNAGVMASPLLRDGRGHEGQFSTNHLGHFQLTARLWPALRRAGSARVVNVSSRGHRLAPVDFEDPDFLRRPYDKWVAYGQSKTANILFALGLDRRAEALGIRAFSLHPGGILTDLARHLDAADLRRVGATDEAGNFLPPEKNGFKTVEQGAATQVWCATSPQLDGMGGVYCEDCEVAEVGSDGDDRHGVRPWAVDPEAADRLWRLSEQMVGREFQVT
- a CDS encoding fatty acid desaturase family protein, translated to MTSTPPFDLASIDLDAFFADIKALRREIDASLGQEDLDHLEKMERWGHACTALGLLTAGLAPNPISAALLGVGRSTRWMLMHHIGHRGYDKVPGVPPRYTSKVFARGKRRFFDWPDWMIPEAWIYEHNVLHHSHTGEERDPDLIERNTEDLRKFPKPVRYALMGILSLTWKASYYAPNTLDTWRERPVPTSKEDGEAESRGGRDRELWLRCYLPYVGLHFGLMPLCYLPLGPWGVMSAFCNSLMAEFMTNLHTFCVVGPNHTGDDLYRFDDRPASRAEHALRQIIGSTNYATGSDLVDFTQMWLNYQIEHHIWPDIPMRQYQIIQPKVRALCEKYGIPYVQESVFKRAKKMLDIAVGNTVMRRNVRREDAPAVRKNGSASAPAASKAAAPPPPAAPSTLAAAEA
- a CDS encoding dipeptidase, whose protein sequence is MYGSPDARALHALSPAIDLHADSLMWSRWVGYDLHVRHDPPLPWAAIGGHVDVPRLIEGGIGAQFFGLVSLPVGQRRGLAAVIYEQIDELEKAARARPDRLIKARTAADIETATKRGAVAALLGIEGAHALEGEIEQLERFARRGVRYLGLCHFSANEACFPAYGQGRRDGQGLTPFGREVVRRCEELGVIVDLAHINRSGFLEACEMATKPPMVSHTGVLGAFAHWRNIDDDQLRAVADRGGCVGVIFCPQFLGGEGLEPVVRHLRHIIDVVGEDTPALGSDWDGFIIPTRDLCDAARLPLLTDALLAAGFSENVIRKLLRDNALRVIRDNPVPS
- a CDS encoding response regulator transcription factor, which codes for MKLLVVEDEPKMVRLLERGLREEGHQVDVCTSGVVAVEQAEAVAYDVILLDWSLPEMDGLAVLRRWRERDLRTPVLLLTARGTVGERVTGLRAGADDYLVKPFDFEELVARLEALHRRAGGHDVERRLGPLLLDARRRTLSCGQEERTLTGREFALLSELWGHAGDVLTRSELLSTVWGTGFDGAPNVVDVYVGYLRTKLRELAGEAVLIQAVRGVGFRLVITEPKREGRR